AAGAGCAATACTCGAAATGAGCAGTGAGGAGTTCCTCAAGCTCTACGGCTGGACAACCGAGAGAGCACTGGTCTTTACGAAAGTAACAACTGGAAGAAGCCCTATGATAGCGGTGCGCGTTCAGGGACTGAAGCCTGCGGTAATAGTCCTTCACGGCGTTAAAAGGCTTGACGAGCTTGCGGTCAAGCTCGCGGAGCGTGAAAGGGTTCCGTTGGTTGTCTCAAAAGCCTCAAGTGAGACCGAGCTTATAAACAACCTGAGGAAGCTAGTGGAAAAGACAGAAAAGGAATTTTAAAGCTCCTTCCGTCTCCATATACCCTCCTCTGCGAGCTTTGTTAGCCTGTCCCTTATGTGAATCAAAACGTCGCTCAGAGTTTTCGCGTTGTCGTATGACTCGACGATTTCTTCGAGCTTTTCCCTGGGGAGGTCCCTCATCTCCTTAGCGAGTTCAATCATCCTTGGATAAGCGCGAACGATGTTGTCAACTATCGTTATGTCAGCCATTCTTGCGCTCCTTGAGAGCGGGTTCAGGTCAACTGTAACGACGAACTTGCCCATTCTAACCAAAGCCTCTGTTCTGTCGCCGTCCTCCAAGGGGACTAAAACAACGTCCGCTTTCCAGATGCCATTTTCATCAACCTTCCCACGCTCATGCTCTAAACCGGGAATCCTTTTGGTCGGGTTTATTCCGAGTATCTCGATTTCTGAATCATACTTCCTGAGTTCCCGCTCTATGGCTTTCACGCGCTCCTCGGTGCGGTAGAAGAGGTTTATCTCGAGCTTCGCGTTCAACGCTTTGGCCAGTTCTATAGTCTCCTTTGGAACGAGAGCCGCGACGTTCCCGTTGACTGAAATAACGGGGTGTTTAGCCAGTAGAAACCTCGCAACAGCCGCTTTCATAGCCCTCTCGGCCGGTTCTATGGTTTTCTCCCCGATGAGATAGTCAAAGGCCTCACCGCGTCCGTGGGCTATGAGTCCAGCCTTGGCAGTCATTCCCTTCTCCATTCCCTCGATGATTTTCTCCCTGTAGTAGAGGCTCCAATAGCGGGGGTGACTCTTCGGGATTTTCACCATACCCGTCACCTAGATTATCTTTGTATGAAAACCTAATAAATCTCTGCCCTCTCAAAAAGGCAAAAGATTTCTTTTTTTGCCATGAAACGGGTTCTAAACCATTGGTTCAAGAAAATCGTATAAACCTTCGGTTCAAAACTTTTGGTGGCCAAAATATGGACTTAAATGGAGGTGTTCATAGTGGGATATCTCATTACAGCAAAGGAAGATTTGAGTCCCATAGACTATTTTGTCGAAGTTGAGGCACCTCATGTTGCAAGTGCCTGGAAACCCGGCCAGTTTGTTGTTTTTATTCTTCACGAAAAAGGAGAAAGGGTTCCAATGTCAGTTTATAAAGCGGAAAACGGAAAAATTGGGATGTTTATTAGAAAACTCGGAAAGACCAGCCTACAGTTGTATTATGAGTACAACCCGGGAGATGAGTTGTGGAGCTTTGTGGGTCCCTTGGGGAAGCCCATAAAGTTAAAGCACTATGGAAGAGTTGCTTTTGTTTCTGATGCAGTTTGTGGTCAGGCCGAAAACTATGCAACGCTAAAGGCCATGAGAGAGAAGGGAAACTATACAATATCAGTTCAAACCTTTGAAGACAAGGAAAGGGTTTATCCAATGCGCTTTCTTGCAAAGGAAGTTGCCGACGAGTACTATTTAACAACCCTCGATGGGTCCGTTGGGATTAAGGGCCACTATCTTGACGTTGTAACAGAGCTCATCAAAAAAGACAAAGTTGATGTTATATTCGCTGGAGGAAAGCTGGGCTCCCTCGCAAAACTTGCAGAACTGACCAAACCCTATGGGATTCCAACCTATGCAACGGTCAGGCAGATAATGGTAGATGGAACTGGAATGTGCGGTTCCTGTAGGGTTCTCTATGATGGAAAAGTAAAGTTTGCCTGCAGAGATGGACCCGTTTTTGATGCACATAAAATAGACTGGGTTGACGCCATACGCAGAAATTCAGAGCGTTTTAAAGAGCAGGAAAAGCTGGCCAAAGAACGTTATCTGGAGTATCTTCGCACAAAGGGGGTGATTTAAATGCCAAAACTTATCAAAGAACGTGTTTCTACTCCTGAAAGGCCCGTTGAGGAAAGAACCAAAGATTTTGGAGAGGTTAATTTGGGTTATACATTCGAGCTAGCCGTTAAGGAGGCCGAAAGATGCCTTCAGTGTCCTGAAAACTACGCACCTTGTATAAAGGGTTGTCCCGTTCATATAAACATTCCTGGATTTATTGCGAAGATAAAAGAGGGAGACATTGAGAGCGCTTTGAGGATAATATGGAACGACAACACCCTACCCGCCATAACTGGAAGGGTTTGTCCTCAGGAGGATCAGTGTGAGGGAGCGTGTGTTGTTGGGAAGGTTGGACAGGCAGTAAACATTGGAAAGCTTGAAAGATTTGTTGCTGACTATGCTAGAAAACACGGAATAGAAGAAGAACTCCTTTGTGAGTTTGAGGAGAAATGTAGCGGAGCGTTAGGAAATGTGGCCGTTGTCGGAGCTGGTCCAGCTGGTTTAACATGTGCCGGCGAACTCGCAAAAATGGGATACTCGGTTACAATCTACGAAGCACTTCATAAGCCCGGGGGAGTTCTTATATATGGAATACCCGAATTCAGACTTCCTAAGGAGATTTTGGACCATGAACTTGCCAAATTAAATCGCCTTGGTGTGAGAATTCTGACCGACCATGTTGTTGGAAAGACTGTAACGATTGAGGAACTGCTCGAGGAATACGATGCAGTCTTCA
This genomic stretch from Thermococcus sp. harbors:
- a CDS encoding sulfide/dihydroorotate dehydrogenase-like FAD/NAD-binding protein — its product is MGYLITAKEDLSPIDYFVEVEAPHVASAWKPGQFVVFILHEKGERVPMSVYKAENGKIGMFIRKLGKTSLQLYYEYNPGDELWSFVGPLGKPIKLKHYGRVAFVSDAVCGQAENYATLKAMREKGNYTISVQTFEDKERVYPMRFLAKEVADEYYLTTLDGSVGIKGHYLDVVTELIKKDKVDVIFAGGKLGSLAKLAELTKPYGIPTYATVRQIMVDGTGMCGSCRVLYDGKVKFACRDGPVFDAHKIDWVDAIRRNSERFKEQEKLAKERYLEYLRTKGVI
- a CDS encoding 4-phosphopantoate--beta-alanine ligase, whose translation is MVKIPKSHPRYWSLYYREKIIEGMEKGMTAKAGLIAHGRGEAFDYLIGEKTIEPAERAMKAAVARFLLAKHPVISVNGNVAALVPKETIELAKALNAKLEINLFYRTEERVKAIERELRKYDSEIEILGINPTKRIPGLEHERGKVDENGIWKADVVLVPLEDGDRTEALVRMGKFVVTVDLNPLSRSARMADITIVDNIVRAYPRMIELAKEMRDLPREKLEEIVESYDNAKTLSDVLIHIRDRLTKLAEEGIWRRKEL
- the gltA gene encoding NADPH-dependent glutamate synthase, encoding MPKLIKERVSTPERPVEERTKDFGEVNLGYTFELAVKEAERCLQCPENYAPCIKGCPVHINIPGFIAKIKEGDIESALRIIWNDNTLPAITGRVCPQEDQCEGACVVGKVGQAVNIGKLERFVADYARKHGIEEELLCEFEEKCSGALGNVAVVGAGPAGLTCAGELAKMGYSVTIYEALHKPGGVLIYGIPEFRLPKEILDHELAKLNRLGVRILTDHVVGKTVTIEELLEEYDAVFIGTGAGTPKLLNIPGILLDRIYSANEFLTRINLMKAYAFPNYDTPIAIGKRVVVIGAGNTAMDAARSALRLGAEVIIAYRRGEEDVSAREEEVVHAKEEGVKFMYFVQPVKFLGENGKVKAVRFEKMEPLEEKDHKGKRKIRPTGEYVTVEADTVIIAIGLEPNKIISDGTGLKTNPDGTLVVDENLMTSIPGVFAGGDAIRGEATVILAMGDGKRAAKAIDEYIRTKMSS